From a region of the Polynucleobacter corsicus genome:
- the polA gene encoding DNA polymerase I translates to MTKHRLLLVDGSSYLYRAFHAMPDLRNGAGDPTGAIYGMVNMMRRARSELKADHIACVFDAKGKTFRDEMYPEYKAHRSPMPEDLVKQIEPIHAMVKALGWPVLMVSGVEADDVIATLATQATQAGWETIISTGDKDLAQLVNTSVTLINTMTNEKLDINGVIEKFGVPPERIVDYLSIIGDTVDNVPGVPKAGPKTANKWLAEFGDLDNLMANAYQVKGVVGENLRNTLEWLPQARQLITVKTDCDLSPHLPGLDDLHAKPEDAPLLRELFERYAFKTWLRDVEKQLGGAATDANSDFDLAGSPIKNPAEENVKSEAKKFGPTATEATTALSQETTDLQGAIAKYYECVVDEVTLDRWIKKIEDAALTAVDTETTGLDALAAELVGISLCVTPGEACYIPVAHRNGEAQLSRELVLARLKPWLESATYLKVGQNLKYDSHIFANYDITLQGIAFDTMLESYVLESHMPHNMDNLAERHLGMKTVKYEEVCGKGVHQIGFDQVDLKIATDYAAEDADITLRLHQVLWPQIQTSPGLLYIYEDIEMPAMRVLGIMERNGIRIDSALLSQQGQEVGKRLLALEGEIHKLAGQPFNIQSPKQIAEILFGQLELPVIKKTPSGAPSTDEEVLQKLAEDYPLPARILDYRSLAKLMSTYIEKLPRMADPKTGRVHTSFSQATAVTGRLASSDPNLQNIPVRTEEGRRIREAFIPAEGCKLLSADYSQIELRIMAHIAEDENLLAAFAAGKDVHQATAAEIFGVPLESVNSEQRRYAKVINFGLIYGMSAFGLAGNLGIERSAAQNYIAKYFDRYPGVAQYMERTRLEARENGYVETVFGRRLWLPEIKSSGPRRQGAERAAINAPMQGTAADLIKLAMIAVENWLEKEQLKTRMLLQVHDELVFDVPLDELELLQAKLPDLMCKVAELKVPLVVGIGIGDNWEEAH, encoded by the coding sequence ATGACTAAACATAGACTCTTGTTGGTAGACGGCTCTAGCTACCTCTATCGCGCCTTTCATGCCATGCCAGACCTCAGAAATGGGGCAGGCGACCCAACGGGAGCAATCTACGGGATGGTAAATATGATGCGCCGAGCTCGCTCGGAACTCAAGGCTGACCACATTGCCTGTGTTTTTGACGCCAAAGGTAAGACTTTTCGGGACGAAATGTATCCTGAGTACAAAGCGCACCGCTCCCCCATGCCCGAAGATTTGGTGAAGCAGATTGAGCCAATCCATGCCATGGTGAAAGCTTTGGGCTGGCCAGTATTAATGGTGTCTGGGGTTGAAGCCGATGATGTGATTGCCACCTTAGCAACCCAAGCAACCCAAGCTGGCTGGGAAACGATTATTTCTACTGGCGATAAAGATTTGGCTCAGTTAGTGAATACCTCTGTCACCTTAATTAATACGATGACCAATGAGAAGTTGGATATCAATGGCGTCATTGAAAAATTCGGCGTACCTCCAGAGCGTATCGTAGATTATCTTTCCATCATTGGCGATACGGTTGATAACGTACCGGGTGTTCCTAAAGCCGGCCCTAAAACGGCAAACAAATGGCTGGCTGAGTTTGGTGACTTGGATAACTTGATGGCAAACGCCTACCAAGTAAAGGGTGTTGTTGGCGAGAACTTAAGAAATACTTTGGAGTGGCTGCCACAAGCCCGGCAACTCATTACCGTCAAAACCGATTGTGATTTATCGCCTCATTTGCCAGGCCTAGATGACCTGCATGCGAAACCAGAAGATGCACCGCTTTTACGTGAGTTGTTTGAGCGCTACGCATTTAAGACTTGGTTGCGTGATGTCGAAAAGCAACTAGGTGGAGCTGCTACTGATGCCAATAGCGATTTTGATTTGGCTGGTAGCCCCATCAAAAATCCTGCTGAAGAAAATGTGAAAAGCGAGGCCAAGAAATTTGGCCCGACTGCTACAGAAGCGACAACTGCCTTATCGCAAGAAACAACGGATCTGCAAGGTGCGATTGCAAAATACTATGAGTGCGTAGTGGATGAAGTAACACTAGATCGTTGGATTAAAAAAATTGAAGACGCCGCTCTTACGGCGGTGGATACCGAGACTACTGGCTTGGATGCACTGGCTGCCGAGCTTGTCGGTATCTCGCTATGCGTCACTCCTGGAGAGGCTTGTTACATACCGGTAGCGCATCGCAATGGAGAGGCTCAGCTTAGTCGCGAACTGGTTTTGGCGCGTCTGAAGCCCTGGCTAGAAAGCGCTACCTATCTGAAGGTTGGTCAGAACCTCAAGTACGACAGCCATATCTTTGCGAACTACGACATTACTTTACAAGGCATTGCTTTTGACACCATGTTGGAATCTTATGTGCTCGAATCGCATATGCCGCACAACATGGATAACTTAGCTGAGCGACATCTCGGCATGAAGACCGTAAAGTATGAAGAAGTCTGCGGTAAAGGCGTTCATCAGATTGGCTTTGATCAAGTAGATCTGAAGATCGCCACCGACTATGCGGCAGAAGATGCTGACATTACCTTGCGCTTGCATCAAGTGTTATGGCCACAAATTCAGACAAGTCCAGGCCTTCTGTACATATATGAAGATATCGAGATGCCAGCAATGCGGGTTCTGGGCATCATGGAACGTAATGGAATTCGGATTGACTCTGCCTTGCTATCTCAGCAAGGTCAAGAGGTTGGAAAACGTCTGCTTGCTCTTGAGGGTGAGATTCACAAGCTAGCTGGGCAGCCATTTAATATTCAGTCCCCTAAGCAGATCGCAGAGATTTTATTTGGGCAGTTAGAACTCCCCGTAATTAAGAAGACGCCATCGGGCGCGCCATCGACTGATGAGGAAGTATTACAGAAGTTGGCAGAAGACTATCCCTTGCCTGCGCGTATTTTGGACTACCGCAGTCTTGCTAAATTGATGTCAACCTATATCGAGAAACTCCCGCGCATGGCTGATCCTAAAACAGGACGAGTACATACGAGTTTTTCTCAGGCGACTGCGGTGACAGGGCGCTTGGCTTCAAGCGATCCGAACTTGCAAAATATTCCTGTGCGCACGGAAGAGGGTCGTCGCATTCGGGAAGCGTTTATTCCGGCAGAGGGTTGTAAGTTGCTTTCGGCCGACTATTCACAAATTGAATTACGCATCATGGCGCATATTGCAGAGGATGAAAATCTACTAGCTGCATTCGCTGCTGGTAAAGACGTGCACCAAGCTACAGCTGCCGAGATTTTTGGTGTGCCGCTCGAGAGCGTTAATTCAGAACAGCGTCGCTATGCCAAGGTCATTAACTTTGGCTTAATTTATGGCATGAGCGCCTTTGGCCTGGCCGGTAATTTGGGTATTGAGCGCTCAGCAGCCCAAAACTATATTGCTAAATACTTTGATCGTTATCCAGGGGTTGCTCAGTATATGGAGCGCACTCGCTTGGAGGCCAGGGAGAATGGTTATGTTGAGACGGTCTTTGGTAGGCGTCTATGGCTCCCAGAAATTAAGAGTAGCGGCCCTCGCCGCCAAGGTGCAGAGCGGGCTGCAATTAATGCGCCAATGCAGGGAACGGCAGCCGACTTGATTAAATTGGCTATGATTGCGGTCGAAAACTGGTTAGAAAAAGAGCAGCTCAAGACTCGCATGTTGCTCCAGGTTCACGATGAGCTGGTATTTGACGTGCCGCTGGACGAGCTGGAGCTTTTGCAAGCAAAACTGCCTGATTTGATGTGTAAGGTAGCTGAGCTAAAGGTTCCGCTGGTAGTGGGCATTGGGATTGGCGATAATTGGGAAGAAGCGCACTAA
- a CDS encoding homoserine kinase — translation MAVFTPIELSDISAWISSEFDIGQAIDIRGIHGGIENSNFFLDTEKNGKKQEYVLTIFERLSAEQLPYYLELMRHLANKSIPVPKPLENKEGQILFTLKGKPTAIVSKLPGLSRLAPEAKHCALVGEYLAKMHLASSDFQRTQENLRSLSWWQKTVPQVLPHLSDVQQELLTSELTAQEQFFASKAYAALPQGASHCDLFRDNVLFDPQGTSDSSQDQLGGFFDFYFAGTDKWLFDLAVTANDWCLADNKQDLDPDRFKALMDAYQAVRPLTTEEQASWPLMVRAAALRFWISRLWDFYLPRDAQMLTPHDPRHFENILLSRKAI, via the coding sequence ATGGCCGTCTTCACCCCCATTGAACTAAGTGATATCTCCGCTTGGATCTCAAGCGAATTTGACATCGGGCAGGCCATCGATATTCGTGGAATTCATGGTGGGATTGAGAATTCCAATTTCTTCCTCGACACAGAGAAAAATGGCAAGAAACAAGAATATGTTCTGACTATTTTTGAAAGACTATCGGCAGAGCAACTTCCCTACTACTTAGAGCTAATGCGCCACCTGGCGAATAAAAGTATTCCCGTACCTAAGCCGCTTGAAAATAAAGAGGGGCAAATTTTATTTACCCTCAAAGGTAAGCCTACAGCCATTGTGAGTAAGCTTCCCGGCCTTTCTAGGCTTGCACCCGAAGCCAAGCATTGCGCCTTGGTTGGCGAGTATTTAGCCAAAATGCATTTGGCCAGCAGCGACTTTCAGCGCACTCAAGAGAATCTTCGCAGTCTTTCTTGGTGGCAAAAAACAGTTCCGCAAGTTTTGCCACACTTAAGTGATGTGCAACAAGAACTGCTGACTAGCGAGCTCACAGCTCAAGAGCAATTCTTTGCCTCTAAGGCCTATGCAGCACTTCCGCAGGGAGCAAGTCATTGCGATCTCTTTAGAGATAACGTGCTATTTGACCCTCAAGGCACAAGCGATAGCTCCCAAGATCAGCTAGGTGGTTTCTTCGACTTTTATTTCGCTGGAACAGATAAGTGGTTATTTGATTTAGCAGTTACTGCAAATGACTGGTGTCTTGCCGACAATAAACAAGATTTAGATCCTGATCGCTTCAAAGCGCTGATGGATGCCTATCAGGCTGTTCGTCCACTCACTACTGAAGAGCAAGCAAGTTGGCCGCTCATGGTGCGCGCTGCAGCTCTGCGTTTTTGGATCTCCCGCCTGTGGGATTTTTATTTGCCACGTGATGCACAAATGCTCACCCCACATGACCCTCGTCATTTCGAAAATATTCTCTTAAGTCGCAAGGCAATATGA
- a CDS encoding BPSS1780 family membrane protein, which produces MKLNSVTPKEGYTWIRQGIWLFKQNPLGFLMLVFMYVFAAQLAVLVPVIGIFVVLLLTPTLSVGFMTACRLAIQKERIRPSVYVIALRSTPLIRKRILQLGLVYAALILALSFILSMLVDFELLIPLMTNEKPITSEAINQIYLILFFGGLLYVPVAMLMWFSPVLVAWADMSIAQALFSSAVACWTNRGAFFLYLAIWGAILIAIPLTIGSIFDALDLGQAASFIIAPISMAGLTVMHCSFFATWKACFAEKESATLIA; this is translated from the coding sequence ATGAAACTCAATTCCGTCACCCCAAAAGAGGGTTACACCTGGATACGTCAAGGTATTTGGCTTTTCAAACAAAATCCTTTGGGTTTTTTGATGCTGGTATTTATGTATGTTTTTGCCGCCCAACTAGCAGTTCTTGTGCCAGTGATTGGTATTTTTGTTGTCTTATTGCTCACGCCTACTTTGTCGGTTGGCTTTATGACCGCCTGTCGCCTGGCAATTCAAAAAGAACGTATTCGTCCGTCGGTATATGTGATTGCCCTGCGATCCACTCCCTTGATTCGTAAACGTATTCTCCAATTGGGTCTGGTCTATGCCGCGCTTATCCTAGCCCTTAGCTTTATCTTAAGTATGTTGGTAGATTTTGAGTTGCTCATTCCACTGATGACTAACGAAAAGCCCATTACTTCAGAAGCCATCAATCAGATTTACCTGATACTCTTTTTTGGCGGCCTGCTTTATGTGCCAGTGGCAATGTTGATGTGGTTTTCTCCCGTACTCGTTGCTTGGGCTGATATGTCTATAGCGCAAGCACTCTTTTCCAGCGCCGTTGCCTGCTGGACTAATCGAGGCGCATTCTTTTTATATCTCGCGATTTGGGGTGCGATCTTAATCGCCATTCCTTTGACGATTGGCTCCATCTTTGATGCTCTCGACTTAGGTCAAGCCGCATCATTCATCATCGCCCCTATTTCTATGGCAGGGCTAACTGTGATGCACTGCTCTTTCTTTGCCACCTGGAAAGCATGCTTTGCTGAAAAAGAATCGGCTACTTTAATCGCTTAA
- a CDS encoding UvrD-helicase domain-containing protein, translating to MYSDLLANLNPEQREAVTLPPVNENGQAQSALILAGAGSGKTRVLTTRIAWLIQTGQVSPIGVLAVTFTNKAAKEMMLRLSAMLPINTRGMWIGTFHGLCNRLLRAHHKEAGLPSTFQILDTQDQLSAIKRLLKGLKVDDEKYPPKQLQYFISHAKERGQRAKELSVGDDFQAKMAQLYEAYDEQCQREGVVDFAELLLRSYELLKHNEAIRTHYQERFRHILIDEFQDTNALQYAWLKLLSGHDASRVNVSGMGSSAVFAVGDDDQSIYAFRGADVENMRLYEKQYHPMMVKLEQNYRSHGHILDTANYLISNNTDRLGKNLRTDAGHGEPVRIYDAPSDHAEAAWLVDEIKALVNSGIKRTEIALLYRSNAQSRIIEHALFSAAIPYRVYGGLRFFERAEIKHALAYLRLLENPNDDTSFSRVVNFPTRGIGARSIEAVQDAARAQNSSLYLAASTLDGKAGASLGGFVRLVDHMREATRHNTLPETVEFVIQNSGLIQHYLSEREGQDRVENLQELINAATAFIAEEGYGQDATAATLPGENAPGVVEVSPLAAFLSHASLEAGDNQAQAGQDAVQLMTVHSAKGLEFTSVFITGLEEGLFPHENSINEQHGLEEERRLMYVAITRAKERLYLSHTQSRMLHGQVRYNMPSRFLEELPSDSLKWLTPKVKDARWGGTSNGNGGRSGSTWQDGYTRQREFGSNDFFDSNNERERPARQIGRVGSASTAVTRMASPPRGNYPFTIGQNVFHTKFGEGRVIGLEGNDADARAQVNFKRHGVKWLQLSIAKLAAID from the coding sequence ATGTACTCAGACCTACTCGCAAACCTTAATCCAGAACAACGCGAGGCAGTGACCCTCCCGCCGGTAAATGAAAATGGCCAGGCCCAGTCAGCCCTGATTTTGGCTGGCGCTGGCAGTGGAAAAACCCGCGTTCTGACGACCCGTATAGCTTGGTTGATCCAAACGGGCCAGGTTTCGCCGATTGGCGTCCTAGCGGTGACCTTTACTAATAAGGCTGCTAAAGAGATGATGTTGCGTCTCAGTGCCATGTTGCCAATTAACACCCGAGGCATGTGGATTGGTACTTTTCATGGTCTTTGTAACCGTTTATTACGTGCGCATCACAAAGAAGCGGGTTTGCCGTCCACTTTTCAGATTTTGGATACCCAGGATCAGCTTTCCGCCATTAAGCGGCTTTTGAAGGGCTTAAAGGTCGATGATGAGAAATACCCCCCTAAGCAGTTGCAATACTTCATTTCCCATGCCAAAGAGCGTGGCCAGCGCGCCAAAGAGTTATCTGTAGGCGATGACTTCCAGGCCAAGATGGCCCAGTTGTACGAGGCTTATGACGAGCAGTGCCAGCGTGAAGGCGTAGTCGACTTTGCTGAACTCTTGTTACGCAGTTATGAATTGCTCAAACATAACGAGGCTATTCGGACTCACTATCAAGAACGATTCCGTCATATTCTGATTGATGAGTTTCAAGATACCAATGCCTTGCAATACGCTTGGCTCAAATTACTCTCCGGTCATGATGCTAGTCGCGTCAATGTCAGCGGCATGGGAAGTAGTGCAGTGTTTGCGGTAGGTGACGATGATCAAAGTATTTACGCTTTCCGTGGCGCAGACGTTGAGAATATGCGTCTGTATGAAAAGCAATACCACCCGATGATGGTCAAGCTTGAGCAGAACTACCGCTCGCATGGCCACATCTTAGATACAGCCAACTACCTCATCTCTAACAATACAGATCGTCTTGGTAAAAACTTGCGAACTGATGCTGGTCATGGCGAGCCGGTCCGCATCTATGATGCGCCGAGTGATCACGCTGAAGCTGCATGGCTTGTAGATGAAATTAAAGCCCTAGTAAATAGTGGCATTAAGCGTACTGAAATTGCCTTGCTCTATAGAAGTAATGCCCAGTCACGCATTATTGAGCATGCCTTATTTTCTGCGGCGATTCCGTATCGTGTTTATGGTGGATTACGCTTCTTCGAGCGCGCAGAGATTAAACATGCCTTAGCGTATTTACGTCTGCTAGAAAATCCGAATGACGATACCTCCTTCTCGCGCGTAGTGAATTTCCCGACACGCGGTATTGGGGCGAGATCAATTGAGGCCGTGCAAGATGCAGCTCGTGCACAAAATAGTTCTTTGTATTTGGCGGCATCGACATTGGATGGAAAAGCTGGCGCCTCCTTGGGTGGCTTTGTGCGCCTCGTTGATCACATGCGTGAAGCTACTCGTCACAATACATTGCCTGAGACAGTGGAATTCGTGATTCAAAATAGTGGCCTGATTCAGCACTACCTCTCAGAGCGTGAAGGTCAAGACCGCGTAGAAAACTTACAGGAATTAATTAACGCCGCAACCGCATTTATTGCGGAAGAAGGTTATGGTCAGGATGCCACTGCCGCCACATTACCGGGTGAAAATGCACCTGGCGTAGTTGAGGTCTCGCCATTAGCTGCATTTCTCTCGCATGCTTCACTTGAGGCTGGTGATAACCAGGCTCAGGCAGGCCAAGATGCTGTACAGCTGATGACGGTGCACTCTGCTAAAGGCTTGGAGTTCACCTCTGTATTTATTACCGGTTTAGAAGAGGGATTATTCCCACATGAGAACAGTATTAATGAGCAGCATGGTTTGGAAGAAGAGCGACGCTTAATGTATGTGGCAATTACTCGCGCAAAAGAGCGTCTATACCTATCTCATACGCAGTCACGGATGTTGCACGGCCAAGTTCGCTACAACATGCCATCTCGCTTCTTAGAAGAGTTGCCATCGGATTCACTGAAGTGGCTCACTCCCAAAGTGAAGGATGCCCGTTGGGGTGGTACTAGTAATGGAAATGGCGGCCGCTCAGGGTCGACTTGGCAAGATGGCTATACCCGTCAGCGCGAGTTTGGATCGAATGATTTCTTTGACAGCAATAATGAGCGTGAGCGACCTGCAAGGCAAATTGGCCGAGTAGGCTCTGCCTCAACCGCCGTGACTAGAATGGCCTCACCACCACGCGGCAACTACCCATTTACGATTGGGCAAAATGTGTTCCATACCAAGTTTGGTGAAGGGCGTGTTATAGGCCTAGAGGGTAATGATGCTGATGCGCGCGCTCAGGTGAATTTCAAGCGCCATGGTGTGAAATGGCTACAGCTCAGTATTGCTAAGCTGGCTGCGATAGATTAA
- a CDS encoding valine--tRNA ligase has product MPNASNTPNSPDSPLASSVDELAKSYEPAPIEAYWGPEWERRGIADATLDEGKEDFSIQLPPPNVTGTLHMGHAFNQTIMDGLVRHARMSGKNTLWVPGTDHAGIATQIVVERQLDAQKISRHDLGREKFLEKVWEWKETSGNTITRQIRRLGASIDWGKEYFTMDSKMSKAVVEVFVRLHEQGLIYRGKRLVNWDPVLGTAVSDLEVVSEEEDGSMWHIRYPLADGSGYLTVATTRPETLLGDVAVMVNPEDERYKHLIGKSVQLPLCNREIPIIADDYVDLAFGTGVVKVTPAHDFNDYAVGQRHQLPLINILTLDAKINENAPAVYQGLERFAARKQIVADLDSAGLLEKVQPHKLMVPRGDRTQTIIEPMLTDQWFVAVSKPSPDNKYQPGSSIAGAALDAVKNGDIKLVPENWISTYSQWLENIQDWCISRQLWWGHQIPAWYGDDGQIFVARSEEEAKAKAAAAGYKGQLNRDPDVLDTWFSSALVPFSSLGWPEETPALNHFLPSSVLVTGFDIIFFWVARMVMMTCHFTGKVPFHTVYVHGLVRDAEGQKMSKSKGNTLDPIDLIDGIKIEDLVAKRTTGLMNPKQAESIGKKTKKEFPEGIPAFGTDALRFTFASLASLGRNINFDQKRCEGYRNFCNKLWNATRFVLMNCPGNDEDNGFAPCDSQCGPEGQLDFSPADRWIVSILQRTEADVAKGFQNYRFDNIATSIYQFVWDEYCDWYLELAKVQLQTGTPAQQRATRRTLLRVLETILRMAHPLIPFITETLWQTVGPKVGKELAKQDKQTIALQPYPVAQLDKIDEQSEAWVAQIKSIVDACRNLRGEMQVSPALKVPLWISGPQDFLKKASPYLTALAKLSEVKIYDDESALEKDAPGAPMALVGNLKLLLKIEVDVAAERIRLSKEIERLANEITKARSKLGNESFVARAPEEVVAQEKQRLAGFEQNHEKLVAQLERLK; this is encoded by the coding sequence ATGCCAAATGCTTCGAATACCCCTAATTCTCCTGACTCCCCATTAGCTAGTTCTGTAGACGAACTGGCTAAATCCTACGAACCTGCCCCAATTGAAGCTTATTGGGGTCCGGAGTGGGAACGCCGAGGCATTGCCGACGCCACCCTAGATGAGGGCAAGGAAGATTTCTCGATTCAGCTGCCGCCACCCAATGTGACCGGCACACTGCACATGGGTCACGCTTTTAATCAAACCATCATGGATGGCTTGGTGCGTCATGCCCGCATGTCTGGCAAAAATACCTTGTGGGTTCCGGGTACAGACCATGCTGGCATCGCTACACAAATCGTCGTTGAGCGCCAACTCGATGCACAGAAGATTTCTCGTCACGATTTAGGTCGCGAGAAATTCTTAGAAAAAGTATGGGAGTGGAAAGAAACGTCTGGCAACACGATTACCCGGCAGATTCGTCGCTTAGGTGCCTCGATTGATTGGGGTAAAGAATATTTCACGATGGACAGCAAGATGTCCAAAGCAGTAGTTGAGGTATTCGTTCGCTTGCATGAGCAGGGATTAATTTATCGCGGTAAGCGTTTGGTGAACTGGGATCCAGTGCTAGGTACCGCTGTTTCAGATCTAGAGGTAGTGAGTGAGGAGGAAGATGGCTCCATGTGGCACATCCGCTACCCATTGGCAGATGGCTCTGGATACCTGACTGTTGCTACCACGCGCCCAGAGACTTTATTGGGTGACGTGGCCGTCATGGTCAACCCAGAAGACGAGCGCTACAAACACCTCATTGGCAAATCAGTACAGCTACCGCTGTGCAATCGCGAGATTCCGATCATTGCCGATGACTATGTGGATTTAGCCTTTGGTACTGGTGTGGTAAAAGTGACGCCTGCGCACGACTTCAACGACTATGCCGTGGGACAACGTCATCAATTGCCACTCATTAATATCCTGACCCTCGATGCCAAGATTAATGAGAATGCGCCTGCGGTTTATCAAGGCCTGGAGCGCTTTGCTGCTCGCAAACAAATCGTTGCCGACTTAGATTCAGCTGGCCTATTAGAAAAAGTACAGCCACATAAATTAATGGTGCCACGTGGTGATCGCACCCAAACCATCATTGAACCGATGCTCACTGACCAATGGTTTGTTGCGGTATCCAAGCCAAGCCCTGACAATAAATATCAACCAGGCTCATCCATCGCTGGCGCTGCACTAGATGCAGTAAAAAATGGCGACATTAAGCTGGTTCCAGAAAACTGGATTAGCACCTACTCTCAGTGGTTGGAAAATATTCAGGACTGGTGCATCTCTCGACAACTCTGGTGGGGCCATCAAATCCCCGCTTGGTATGGCGATGACGGACAGATTTTTGTGGCTCGCTCCGAAGAGGAGGCCAAAGCTAAGGCTGCTGCTGCCGGTTACAAGGGTCAACTGAATCGTGACCCCGATGTCTTGGACACTTGGTTTAGCTCCGCACTGGTGCCATTTAGCTCATTAGGCTGGCCAGAAGAGACGCCTGCACTCAATCACTTCTTACCATCCTCAGTATTGGTAACCGGCTTTGACATCATCTTCTTCTGGGTAGCCAGAATGGTCATGATGACTTGCCACTTTACTGGCAAGGTGCCTTTCCATACCGTGTATGTGCACGGCTTAGTTCGTGATGCTGAAGGTCAGAAAATGAGTAAGTCCAAAGGTAATACCTTGGATCCAATCGATTTAATTGACGGCATCAAAATTGAAGATTTGGTTGCTAAGCGCACTACTGGTTTAATGAATCCAAAGCAAGCAGAAAGTATTGGTAAGAAAACTAAGAAAGAATTTCCAGAAGGCATTCCTGCATTTGGTACAGATGCCCTGCGCTTTACCTTCGCCTCACTCGCATCACTAGGTCGAAATATTAATTTTGATCAGAAACGCTGCGAGGGTTATCGCAACTTCTGCAACAAACTCTGGAACGCTACTCGCTTTGTGCTCATGAATTGCCCTGGCAATGATGAAGACAATGGCTTTGCGCCGTGTGACAGCCAATGCGGCCCAGAAGGACAGCTTGATTTCTCTCCGGCAGATCGTTGGATTGTTTCCATATTGCAAAGAACCGAAGCTGATGTTGCTAAAGGTTTCCAAAACTATCGCTTTGACAACATTGCTACCAGCATCTATCAATTTGTTTGGGACGAGTACTGCGATTGGTACTTAGAGTTAGCTAAGGTACAGCTTCAGACTGGAACGCCTGCACAGCAACGCGCCACTCGCCGCACTCTCTTGCGTGTTTTAGAAACCATCTTGCGCATGGCTCATCCACTGATCCCATTTATTACCGAAACCCTCTGGCAAACCGTTGGACCAAAGGTTGGTAAAGAGCTAGCCAAACAAGATAAGCAAACCATTGCGCTGCAGCCATACCCAGTTGCTCAACTCGATAAGATTGATGAACAAAGCGAAGCTTGGGTAGCCCAGATTAAATCGATTGTGGATGCTTGCCGTAATCTACGTGGCGAGATGCAAGTTTCTCCTGCACTCAAGGTACCCCTCTGGATTAGTGGACCGCAGGATTTCTTGAAAAAGGCAAGTCCGTACCTGACTGCATTGGCCAAGCTATCCGAAGTCAAAATCTACGATGATGAGTCTGCTTTAGAAAAGGATGCCCCTGGCGCACCAATGGCCCTAGTTGGCAATCTGAAGTTATTACTCAAAATTGAAGTGGACGTAGCAGCTGAGAGAATTCGTCTAAGCAAAGAAATCGAGCGCTTAGCTAATGAGATCACCAAAGCACGCAGCAAACTTGGTAACGAAAGTTTCGTAGCTCGCGCCCCAGAAGAGGTGGTAGCCCAAGAAAAGCAACGTCTTGCTGGCTTTGAGCAAAACCATGAGAAGCTTGTTGCACAATTAGAACGACTGAAATAA
- the galU gene encoding UTP--glucose-1-phosphate uridylyltransferase GalU has translation MPLSTKAVTKAVFPVAGLGTRFLPATKASPKEMLNVVDKPLIQYAVEEAIAAGITEMIFVTGRSKRAIEDHFDKAYELEAELEAKNKTALLEIVRSVKPSHVDCVYVRQPEALGLGHAVLCAEKLVRDEPFAIILADDLLDGQPPVLKQMLKVFDEQNGSVLAVEKIDPSKSSSYGIISGAEVSKGIYRLNGIVEKPQPKDAPSNLAVVGRYVLSSDIFNHIRNLKPGAGGEIQLTDAIASLLKEEPVFAYEYDGVRYDCGSKLGYLKASVEFALRHPEVNTEFAAYLKSRSLS, from the coding sequence ATGCCATTAAGCACTAAAGCCGTTACCAAAGCTGTCTTCCCCGTTGCAGGTTTGGGCACACGTTTCTTGCCAGCCACCAAGGCTAGCCCGAAAGAGATGCTCAATGTGGTGGATAAACCGCTCATTCAGTATGCGGTGGAAGAAGCGATTGCTGCTGGCATTACCGAAATGATTTTTGTAACTGGTCGAAGTAAGCGTGCAATTGAGGATCACTTTGATAAAGCTTATGAATTAGAGGCCGAACTCGAAGCCAAGAATAAAACTGCTTTACTAGAGATTGTTCGTAGCGTTAAGCCCAGCCATGTGGATTGTGTCTATGTTCGCCAACCCGAGGCGTTGGGCTTAGGTCATGCAGTCCTATGCGCAGAAAAGCTCGTACGTGATGAGCCTTTTGCCATCATCCTAGCGGATGACTTACTCGATGGCCAGCCGCCAGTACTCAAGCAAATGCTCAAAGTATTTGATGAGCAAAATGGTTCCGTCTTAGCGGTGGAAAAAATTGATCCCTCTAAAAGTAGCTCTTACGGCATTATTTCTGGAGCAGAAGTATCCAAAGGTATTTATCGCTTGAATGGCATTGTGGAAAAACCACAGCCCAAGGATGCGCCATCCAACTTAGCGGTAGTGGGTCGCTATGTTCTGTCTTCAGATATCTTTAATCACATTCGTAATCTCAAGCCCGGTGCTGGCGGTGAAATTCAACTCACCGATGCGATTGCCTCTTTACTAAAAGAAGAGCCTGTATTTGCTTATGAATACGATGGCGTACGTTATGACTGCGGTAGCAAGCTTGGCTACCTTAAGGCTTCAGTGGAATTTGCTTTGCGGCATCCAGAAGTCAACACTGAGTTTGCGGCTTACTTAAAGAGCCGCTCCTTAAGCTAG
- a CDS encoding sulfurtransferase TusA family protein, whose translation MEFNLEVDAIGINCPLPILRTKKALATMQSGEVLKVKATDAGAAHDFPAFAKQTGNELLSSTTEGDVLVFFLKRR comes from the coding sequence ATCGAATTTAATCTTGAGGTCGATGCGATTGGCATAAACTGCCCGCTCCCAATCTTACGCACCAAGAAAGCCCTGGCTACTATGCAGTCTGGCGAAGTGCTGAAAGTGAAGGCCACGGATGCTGGCGCTGCTCATGACTTTCCTGCATTTGCTAAGCAGACTGGTAATGAACTGCTGTCCAGTACTACAGAGGGTGATGTATTGGTTTTCTTTCTTAAGAGAAGATAA